A part of Leptolyngbyaceae cyanobacterium genomic DNA contains:
- the chlG gene encoding chlorophyll synthase ChlG, whose translation MSDPSSSQFSQESETLTPPAPVEVNPSTDAPLTANRTAKTRQMLGMKGAASGETNIWKIRLQLMKPITWIPLIWGVVCGAASSGNYTWTLENVLIAAACMLMSGPLLAGYTQTINDFYDKDIDAINEPYRPIPYGAISIPQVISQVWVLLLAGIGVAYLLDLWAGHSFPTITVLALGGSFVSYIYSAPPLKLKKNGWLGNYALGSSYIALPWWAGHALFGDLNATIVILTLLYSFAGLGIAVVNDFKSVEGDRQLGLQSLPVMFGVQTAAWICVLAIDIFQVGVAGYLVSIHQNLYAAILMLLVIPQITFQDMYFLRDPLKNDVKYQASAQPFLVLGMLVTGLALGHAGV comes from the coding sequence ATGTCTGACCCAAGTTCCTCCCAGTTTTCGCAAGAATCCGAAACCCTCACACCACCTGCCCCAGTAGAAGTAAATCCCTCTACCGACGCACCTTTAACCGCTAACCGCACCGCCAAAACCAGGCAAATGCTAGGGATGAAAGGTGCCGCCTCTGGGGAAACCAATATTTGGAAAATTCGGTTGCAATTAATGAAGCCGATCACCTGGATTCCCCTGATTTGGGGCGTCGTCTGCGGTGCGGCTTCTTCCGGTAACTACACCTGGACGTTAGAAAACGTACTGATCGCTGCCGCTTGTATGCTGATGTCTGGGCCACTGCTGGCCGGGTATACCCAAACCATCAACGATTTCTACGACAAGGACATCGACGCGATCAACGAACCCTATCGCCCGATTCCTTATGGGGCAATTTCCATTCCGCAAGTAATATCCCAAGTTTGGGTGCTGTTGTTAGCTGGGATTGGGGTAGCATATCTTCTCGATCTGTGGGCTGGTCATTCTTTTCCTACTATCACCGTATTAGCTTTAGGCGGTTCGTTCGTTTCCTACATTTATTCCGCACCACCCCTGAAATTAAAGAAAAATGGCTGGCTGGGCAATTATGCTTTAGGTTCCAGCTATATTGCACTCCCTTGGTGGGCTGGTCATGCTTTATTTGGCGACCTCAATGCCACAATTGTCATTTTGACCCTGCTGTACAGTTTTGCTGGCTTGGGGATTGCAGTTGTCAACGACTTTAAAAGTGTCGAGGGAGACAGACAACTCGGTTTACAATCTCTGCCAGTTATGTTTGGGGTACAAACAGCTGCTTGGATTTGCGTGTTGGCGATCGACATCTTCCAAGTAGGAGTGGCTGGTTATTTGGTTAGCATTCACCAGAACTTGTATGCGGCGATTCTCATGCTGTTGGTGATTCCCCAAATCACGTTTCAGGATATGTATTTCCTGCGCGACCCTCTCAAAAATGATGTAAAGTATCAAGCAAGCGCCCAGCCATTCCTGGTTTTAGGTATGTTAGTGACAGGTTTAGCGTTGGGTCACGCAGGAGTCTAA
- a CDS encoding EamA family transporter yields MSGDWLIYTVISCLLYGLWGFFSKLTTNYIQPQSALVYQGIGITLVGIFVFCQSGFQLQVGKVGIVSAIVGGILAMLASLFYLVALSKGKVAMVVTLTGLYPLVSILLAFFILKEPITLRQGFSILLALGAIVLFSWGE; encoded by the coding sequence ATGAGCGGCGATTGGCTGATTTACACGGTAATTTCCTGCCTCTTATATGGATTGTGGGGATTTTTCAGCAAGTTAACTACTAATTACATTCAACCGCAAAGTGCGCTAGTTTATCAAGGAATTGGCATTACACTAGTTGGTATATTTGTATTTTGTCAATCTGGTTTTCAATTGCAGGTAGGTAAGGTAGGGATCGTATCTGCAATTGTGGGGGGTATTCTAGCAATGCTAGCATCGTTGTTTTATTTAGTTGCCCTCAGCAAAGGCAAAGTGGCGATGGTAGTTACCCTCACCGGATTGTATCCTTTAGTTAGTATTTTGCTAGCTTTCTTTATCTTAAAAGAGCCAATTACTTTACGACAAGGTTTCAGTATTTTACTTGCGCTGGGAGCGATCGTATTATTTTCGTGGGGCGAGTAA
- a CDS encoding alcohol dehydrogenase catalytic domain-containing protein translates to MKALWLENNQLELRTDVPAPTPPPGEALVRVVRAGICNTDLELLRGYYPYTGILGHEFVGIVEQGSRELQNKRVVGEINAVCGQCWYCCNGYPTHCENRTVLGIVNRNGAFAEYLTLPIENLHPVPDNLPTDVATFTEPVAAALEIQQQVKITPNERVLVVGDGKLGQLVAQTLALTGCDLLVVGRHRQKLDYLAALGIKTGFVDLVSDTADATLRDRAFDISVECTGNPEGFAIARRALRPRGTLVLKSTYAGHLTFDASSLVVDEITLIGSRCGPFPEALKVLSENKVNVNYLIQERYELENAIAAFDRAQQRGVLKILLEINPE, encoded by the coding sequence ATGAAAGCCCTCTGGCTAGAAAACAACCAACTCGAACTTCGTACCGATGTCCCCGCCCCTACTCCGCCACCGGGAGAAGCACTGGTGCGAGTAGTGCGCGCGGGGATTTGCAATACGGATTTGGAATTACTCAGAGGTTATTACCCCTACACTGGTATTTTAGGCCACGAATTTGTCGGTATTGTGGAACAAGGGTCAAGGGAACTGCAAAATAAACGGGTAGTGGGAGAAATTAATGCGGTTTGCGGTCAGTGTTGGTATTGTTGTAACGGATACCCGACTCACTGTGAAAATCGCACGGTTTTGGGTATCGTTAACCGCAATGGCGCTTTTGCGGAATATCTAACTTTGCCGATCGAAAATTTGCATCCCGTACCGGATAACTTGCCAACCGATGTCGCTACTTTTACCGAACCTGTGGCGGCTGCGTTGGAAATTCAGCAGCAGGTGAAAATAACTCCAAACGAACGAGTTTTGGTAGTTGGTGATGGTAAGCTAGGGCAGTTGGTGGCGCAGACATTGGCGTTGACTGGGTGCGATTTATTGGTTGTTGGGCGTCATCGCCAGAAGTTGGATTACTTAGCTGCGCTTGGTATCAAAACGGGTTTTGTAGATTTGGTAAGCGATACTGCTGACGCAACGCTTCGCGATCGCGCTTTTGACATCTCGGTTGAATGCACTGGTAATCCGGAAGGATTTGCGATCGCTCGTCGCGCTCTCCGTCCTCGCGGCACGCTGGTACTGAAAAGCACTTATGCCGGACATCTAACTTTTGATGCCTCTTCTCTAGTGGTAGATGAAATTACCCTGATTGGCTCTCGTTGCGGCCCTTTTCCAGAAGCCTTGAAAGTATTATCAGAAAATAAGGTAAATGTCAATTACTTGATTCAAGAACGTTATGAATTGGAAAATGCGATCGCGGCATTCGATCGCGCTCAACAGCGAGGAGTCTTAAAAATTCTGTTAGAAATCAATCCTGAGTAA
- a CDS encoding ChaN family lipoprotein → MKKHRFIRLFALFVGIVLFCSQWVHAQRVPIPVQPISYNSQAVIDQLARANVVYLGETHNKAEDHLAQLQIIEELHRRNPNIAIGMEMFQRPFQFYIDRFLANDMMEPILRERTQYNKRWGFPWEYYAPILRFAKANRLPVLALNAPTEIIRKVARSGLESLSSTEQQFYIPPLSDIRTDNQAYRQLMQEIYQQSHQGLGKSNNFERFFQAQVVWDETMADVIAKYLKDNPDFQVVVLAGQGHIVYGHGIPSRVARRLGDANIVQRTVLLNPPAEMQSTNNSPIAVADFVWRTTPGQ, encoded by the coding sequence ATGAAAAAACACCGCTTTATTCGCTTATTCGCTTTGTTTGTTGGTATTGTTCTATTCTGTAGCCAGTGGGTTCATGCTCAAAGAGTACCTATTCCCGTTCAACCAATAAGTTACAATTCCCAAGCTGTCATAGATCAATTAGCCAGAGCGAATGTAGTGTACTTAGGAGAAACTCACAACAAGGCTGAAGATCACTTAGCTCAATTACAAATTATTGAAGAACTCCATCGGCGAAATCCTAATATTGCGATCGGCATGGAAATGTTCCAGCGTCCTTTCCAGTTCTACATCGATCGCTTTTTGGCTAACGATATGATGGAGCCTATCCTGCGAGAAAGAACTCAATACAACAAAAGATGGGGCTTTCCTTGGGAATATTATGCTCCCATTCTGCGGTTTGCCAAAGCTAATCGACTACCAGTGTTAGCTTTAAATGCTCCTACAGAAATTATCCGCAAAGTTGCTCGTAGTGGATTGGAAAGTTTGTCTTCAACAGAACAGCAGTTCTATATTCCGCCTCTTTCAGATATTCGGACAGATAACCAAGCTTATCGTCAGTTGATGCAAGAAATTTACCAACAATCCCATCAGGGACTGGGAAAAAGTAATAATTTTGAGCGGTTTTTTCAGGCTCAAGTAGTATGGGATGAAACAATGGCAGATGTTATTGCCAAATATTTAAAAGATAACCCAGATTTTCAAGTAGTTGTATTGGCTGGTCAAGGTCACATTGTATACGGACATGGAATACCCAGCCGCGTGGCTCGACGGTTGGGAGATGCTAACATCGTACAGCGTACAGTGCTATTAAATCCTCCGGCGGAAATGCAATCGACAAATAATAGTCCGATCGCAGTCGCTGATTTTGTTTGGAGAACTACGCCCGGTCAGTAA
- a CDS encoding inositol monophosphatase family protein, whose amino-acid sequence MTDFSIAVLDFARETTSRIGTKILQDFGHIQASHKPDGSLVTQADKWSDEEIRNAIFHTFPSHDVLSEEGEHLFSGKEWCWVIDPIDGTTNFTRGIPIWGISLGLLYQGNPFFGYVHFPTINQSFHGYWYGSSGNGESGAFLNNRPIHTSTDSPSHSHFFNVCARSTAIFNQSLPCKVRMLGVTTYNFLSVACGAALGGVESTPKVWDLAAVWAIVQAAGGVLVPLNSESVFPLVGGEDYGDRSFPTLVASNAELIPVFKPLVEFLVKNK is encoded by the coding sequence ATGACTGATTTTTCGATCGCAGTTCTTGATTTTGCCAGGGAAACAACGAGCAGAATCGGCACCAAAATCTTACAAGACTTCGGCCATATCCAGGCTTCTCATAAGCCTGACGGCAGCTTAGTAACTCAAGCTGATAAGTGGTCAGATGAGGAAATTCGTAACGCGATTTTCCATACTTTCCCCAGTCACGATGTTCTTAGTGAAGAGGGAGAACATCTTTTTAGCGGTAAAGAATGGTGCTGGGTAATCGATCCGATTGACGGAACAACTAACTTTACTCGCGGTATTCCGATTTGGGGTATTTCATTAGGTCTACTGTATCAAGGTAATCCGTTTTTCGGTTATGTCCATTTTCCTACTATTAATCAATCTTTTCACGGTTATTGGTATGGCTCATCTGGTAATGGGGAAAGTGGCGCTTTTTTAAATAATCGTCCCATCCATACAAGCACTGATTCTCCCAGTCACAGCCACTTTTTTAATGTTTGTGCTAGAAGCACGGCAATTTTTAACCAGTCTTTACCCTGCAAAGTTCGGATGTTGGGGGTAACTACTTACAATTTTCTCTCGGTTGCTTGCGGTGCAGCGCTGGGGGGGGTGGAGTCTACGCCAAAAGTGTGGGATCTAGCAGCTGTTTGGGCGATCGTACAAGCAGCAGGCGGGGTTTTAGTACCATTAAATTCCGAGTCGGTGTTTCCTTTGGTAGGAGGAGAAGATTATGGCGATCGTTCTTTTCCTACTTTAGTAGCTAGCAATGCAGAATTAATACCTGTATTTAAACCGTTAGTAGAATTTTTGGTAAAAAATAAGTAA
- a CDS encoding BCD family MFS transporter: MATGDFVQPNESANTSLPKLNLLTMFRLGLFQMGLGILAVLTLGVLNRVMIAELAIPATITAGILAIAQFMAPTRIWFGQMSDAKPLFGHHRTGYVWLGAAFFTVTLSSAIQVIWQLGTIVQTNGGWTQTTQTYGWAALAALMFALYGLASCISSTPFFALLVDVSDEDNRGQLIGIVWSMMTVGLAVGGISSKILLSRLENINASPEVLRSSITWLFIIVPAIVLGLAFIATLGVENKYSRYSSRSIVINREDKITLLKALKILTASRQTGLFFTFLLVMTISLFMQEAVLEPFGGEVFRMSIPQTSLLNTFWATGMLISLGATGFLIIPHFGKRRTTAIGCLAVAGCFLLIILSGFIGNPKLFQGTLVLFGLSAGVTTTGALSLMLDLTAAETAGTFVGAWGLAQAMARGTAVLFGGVVLDVGKALFAKPTMAYDLVFALQAVGMVLAIWFLGRVNVQEFRDNAKAAISAVMEGDLD, encoded by the coding sequence ATGGCAACTGGTGATTTTGTACAACCAAACGAATCAGCAAATACCTCACTTCCCAAACTTAATCTGCTGACAATGTTCCGGTTGGGATTATTTCAAATGGGATTAGGTATCCTGGCAGTTCTCACGCTGGGAGTGCTTAATCGAGTGATGATCGCAGAATTAGCAATTCCTGCTACTATTACTGCCGGAATTCTAGCGATCGCACAATTTATGGCTCCCACAAGGATATGGTTCGGTCAAATGTCCGATGCCAAACCGCTTTTCGGTCATCACCGCACTGGTTATGTATGGCTGGGAGCAGCTTTTTTTACAGTTACATTATCCTCAGCCATACAGGTAATTTGGCAATTGGGTACTATCGTACAAACTAATGGTGGTTGGACGCAGACAACCCAAACTTACGGATGGGCAGCTTTGGCAGCTTTGATGTTTGCCCTTTACGGTTTAGCTAGTTGTATCAGTTCTACACCTTTTTTTGCTTTATTAGTAGATGTTTCTGATGAAGATAATCGAGGTCAATTAATTGGGATTGTTTGGTCGATGATGACAGTAGGATTAGCTGTCGGTGGTATCAGCAGTAAAATACTACTCAGTCGATTAGAAAATATCAACGCATCACCAGAAGTATTGCGTTCTTCAATTACTTGGTTGTTTATTATCGTACCCGCGATCGTATTAGGATTAGCCTTCATCGCTACTTTAGGGGTAGAAAATAAATATTCCCGCTATTCTTCTCGTTCGATAGTAATTAACCGAGAAGATAAGATTACTTTGCTTAAAGCACTCAAAATATTAACAGCCAGTCGGCAAACCGGGCTATTTTTCACTTTTTTACTGGTAATGACTATCAGCTTGTTCATGCAGGAAGCCGTTCTCGAACCGTTCGGCGGTGAAGTGTTCCGGATGTCGATCCCGCAAACTTCTTTGCTCAACACTTTTTGGGCTACGGGAATGTTAATCAGTTTGGGCGCTACTGGCTTTTTAATTATTCCTCACTTTGGCAAGAGAAGAACTACTGCTATTGGTTGTTTGGCAGTGGCAGGGTGCTTTTTATTGATTATTCTTTCTGGTTTCATCGGCAACCCCAAGTTATTTCAAGGAACCTTAGTTTTATTTGGTTTGTCTGCTGGGGTAACTACTACCGGAGCGCTCAGTTTGATGTTAGATTTGACGGCAGCAGAAACTGCGGGTACTTTTGTGGGCGCTTGGGGATTGGCTCAAGCAATGGCGAGAGGAACGGCGGTGTTGTTTGGTGGAGTAGTACTGGATGTAGGAAAAGCTTTGTTTGCTAAGCCTACGATGGCTTACGACTTGGTATTTGCGCTACAAGCAGTGGGAATGGTTTTGGCAATTTGGTTTTTGGGACGGGTAAACGTGCAAGAATTCAGGGATAATGCAAAAGCAGCTATTTCTGCCGTAATGGAAGGTGATTTAGATTGA
- a CDS encoding aldo/keto reductase has translation MRSISLGKNGPAVTPLCIGTWAWGDKLFWNYGSNYGEAQVKEAFQAALEAGVNFFDTAEVYGMGLSEELLGKFMQQTEQKVQIATKFGPLPWRFSGESVSDALTASLQRLRVEKVVLYQVHWPFTFLLSQESLMKALAEEVKRGRIEAVGVSNYSAEQMRQAHQLLASHGVTLATNQVRYSLLSRQIESQGILSTAKELSVTILAYSPLAQGLVTGKYTLENYQEPTGARRFDSRFNRSGLEKIAPVISLLKQMGEKYDRTPAQVALNWLIAQGNVIPIPGAKTGKQAKENAGALGWQLSDDEVAELEKATRPWLR, from the coding sequence GTGCGATCGATCTCTTTAGGTAAAAATGGCCCTGCTGTCACTCCTTTGTGTATAGGCACTTGGGCTTGGGGTGATAAACTTTTTTGGAACTACGGTAGCAATTACGGGGAAGCTCAAGTTAAAGAAGCTTTCCAGGCAGCCTTAGAAGCTGGCGTTAACTTTTTTGATACGGCTGAAGTTTACGGGATGGGCTTATCAGAGGAGTTACTCGGAAAGTTCATGCAGCAAACCGAACAAAAAGTGCAGATTGCGACTAAATTTGGCCCTTTACCTTGGCGGTTTTCAGGTGAATCGGTTTCTGACGCTCTGACAGCTAGTTTACAACGATTACGAGTAGAAAAAGTAGTTCTTTATCAAGTACATTGGCCTTTTACTTTTTTATTGAGCCAAGAATCTTTAATGAAAGCTTTAGCAGAAGAAGTAAAGCGAGGCAGAATTGAGGCGGTAGGTGTCAGCAATTATTCGGCAGAACAAATGCGACAAGCACACCAACTCTTGGCTAGTCATGGAGTTACTCTTGCTACTAATCAAGTACGTTATTCGCTACTATCTAGGCAAATTGAAAGCCAAGGTATTTTGAGTACTGCCAAAGAATTGAGTGTTACGATTTTGGCTTATAGTCCTTTGGCTCAAGGTTTAGTTACTGGCAAGTATACCCTGGAAAATTATCAAGAGCCGACAGGTGCGCGGAGGTTTGATTCTCGTTTTAACCGCAGCGGTTTAGAAAAAATTGCTCCAGTCATCTCATTACTAAAACAAATGGGAGAAAAATACGATCGCACTCCCGCACAAGTTGCCCTGAATTGGTTAATTGCTCAAGGAAACGTGATTCCGATCCCAGGCGCAAAAACAGGCAAACAAGCCAAAGAAAATGCTGGTGCTTTGGGTTGGCAATTGAGCGATGATGAAGTTGCCGAATTGGAAAAGGCAACTCGTCCTTGGTTAAGATGA
- a CDS encoding isoprenylcysteine carboxylmethyltransferase family protein translates to MKIFTDWGFTREGWRNNQRGEYWVLAQSILIIIFIFLPVYRPSRLNFPNSELLYFNWGIAAILALAALIIFLKGLLDLGQQLTPLPYPKEKGELIQSGVYSIVRHPVYSGVILLMLSWSIFQLSLSHFLAVAVIFIFLNAKANREEAWLTEKYPDYSDYRQRVKKLIPWLY, encoded by the coding sequence ATGAAAATTTTTACAGATTGGGGCTTCACCCGCGAAGGTTGGCGCAATAATCAACGAGGCGAATACTGGGTATTAGCTCAAAGCATTTTAATCATAATCTTTATCTTTTTACCCGTTTATCGTCCAAGTAGGTTAAATTTTCCTAATTCTGAATTGTTGTATTTTAATTGGGGAATCGCTGCTATTTTGGCGCTGGCAGCATTAATTATATTTTTGAAAGGATTACTAGATTTAGGACAACAGTTAACGCCTTTGCCATATCCGAAAGAAAAAGGCGAACTAATTCAGTCAGGTGTTTATAGTATAGTCCGCCATCCTGTATATAGCGGCGTAATTTTATTAATGCTGAGTTGGTCAATTTTCCAACTAAGCTTATCTCACTTTTTGGCTGTAGCGGTTATTTTTATTTTTTTGAATGCGAAAGCTAATCGAGAAGAAGCTTGGTTAACTGAAAAATATCCTGATTATTCAGATTATCGACAACGGGTAAAAAAGTTAATTCCTTGGTTGTATTAG
- a CDS encoding DEAD/DEAH box helicase, with protein MTLTFNSLGLSEARVQLLEKLGLTTPTTIQTQAIPQLLAGRDVVGQSQTGTGKTAAFSLPILERIDVNQKDVQALILTPTRELAMQVSDAIRDFKVDRNLWILPVYGGQSIDRQIRRLQQGAQIVVGTPGRVIDLLERGDLKLDKVSWLVLDEADEMLSMGFIDDVEKILKQVPVERQTAFFSATMPPVIRELVAKFLHSPVTVTVEQPKAAPKQINQVAYMVPRGWTKARALQPILELEDPETALIFVRTRRAAAELTTQLQAAGHSVDEYHGDLNQQARERLLIRFRNKQVRLVVATDIAARGLDVDHLTHVINYDLPDSVESYVHRIGRTGRAGREGTAISLIEPLDRRKLRLIERHVKQSLVVRSIPSRSQIEARHLEKLQGQVREALTGERMASFLPLVAQLGEEYDAHAIAAAALQLAYDQTRPAWMRSENYGPEEDIASLNGKPKPVLKRSSPKPSAAPKVEPKVELNK; from the coding sequence ATGACTTTAACTTTCAACTCTTTAGGTCTTTCGGAAGCGCGCGTTCAACTACTGGAAAAATTAGGACTTACGACTCCTACTACTATTCAAACTCAAGCAATTCCCCAATTGTTGGCAGGGAGAGATGTCGTAGGACAATCGCAAACCGGAACAGGTAAAACGGCAGCTTTTTCATTACCGATTTTAGAAAGGATCGACGTTAATCAAAAAGATGTTCAAGCGTTGATTTTAACCCCAACTCGCGAATTAGCGATGCAGGTTTCCGATGCGATTCGCGACTTCAAAGTTGACCGTAACTTGTGGATTTTACCAGTTTACGGCGGGCAATCGATCGATCGGCAAATCCGCCGCTTACAACAAGGCGCGCAAATCGTCGTCGGCACCCCAGGACGAGTAATCGACCTGTTGGAACGGGGAGATTTAAAACTCGATAAAGTTAGCTGGCTGGTATTAGATGAAGCCGATGAAATGTTAAGCATGGGCTTTATCGACGATGTGGAAAAAATCCTCAAACAAGTACCGGTAGAACGGCAAACCGCCTTTTTCTCCGCTACCATGCCACCAGTAATTCGGGAATTGGTTGCCAAGTTCCTGCACTCTCCCGTCACGGTAACCGTCGAACAACCAAAAGCCGCACCCAAGCAAATCAATCAAGTTGCTTACATGGTGCCTCGCGGGTGGACGAAAGCACGCGCCCTGCAACCGATTTTAGAACTAGAAGATCCGGAAACTGCTTTGATCTTCGTGCGGACGCGCCGTGCAGCAGCAGAACTGACCACCCAATTACAAGCTGCCGGACATAGCGTAGATGAATATCACGGCGATTTGAACCAACAAGCACGGGAACGTTTGTTAATTCGTTTCCGCAATAAGCAAGTGCGTTTGGTAGTTGCTACCGATATCGCCGCCCGGGGTTTGGATGTGGATCACCTCACCCACGTAATCAACTACGATTTACCTGATAGCGTCGAAAGCTACGTTCACCGGATCGGTCGGACTGGACGTGCCGGACGGGAAGGTACGGCGATTTCCTTGATCGAACCTTTGGATCGTCGGAAATTGCGCTTAATCGAGCGTCACGTCAAGCAAAGTTTGGTAGTGCGATCGATTCCCAGCCGCTCTCAAATTGAAGCACGTCACTTGGAAAAATTACAAGGACAAGTACGGGAAGCTCTTACTGGCGAACGGATGGCGTCTTTCTTGCCTTTGGTAGCACAATTAGGTGAAGAATACGATGCTCACGCGATCGCAGCTGCTGCTCTGCAATTAGCTTACGACCAAACTCGTCCCGCTTGGATGCGTTCGGAAAACTATGGCCCAGAGGAAGATATTGCTTCGCTCAATGGCAAACCCAAACCCGTTCTCAAACGTTCTAGCCCTAAACCTTCTGCAGCTCCGAAGGTTGAACCAAAAGTGGAACTGAATAAGTAG
- the rimO gene encoding 30S ribosomal protein S12 methylthiotransferase RimO: MPQIMGQKPTIAISHLGCEKNRVDSEHMLGLLVAAGYQVDTNEELADYVIVNTCSFIQAAREESVRTLVELAEANKKIVITGCMAQHFQAQLLEEIPEAVAVVGSGDYNKIVDVIQRAEAGERVKEVSPEPIYIADETTPRYRTTPEAVAYLRVAEGCDYRCAFCIIPHLRGKQRSRSIESIVAEAEQLASEGVKEIILISQITTNYGIDIYGEPKLAELLQALGKVDVPWIRIHYSYPTGLTPAVIKTIQETPNVLPYLDLPLQHSHPEILRAMNRPWQGQVNDKIIDTIKKALPEAILRTTFIVGFPGETDEHFNHLVQFVQRHEFDHVGVFTFSPEEETPAYKLPNQIPQSLMDDRREILMRVQQPISLNKNKAEVGKVVDVLIEQENPETGELIGRSARFSPEVDGLVYVRGNAHLGSLVPVAIEDADTYDLYGKVKSH, encoded by the coding sequence ATGCCTCAAATAATGGGCCAAAAGCCAACCATTGCCATATCTCACTTAGGCTGTGAAAAAAATCGCGTTGATAGCGAACATATGTTGGGACTGCTGGTAGCAGCAGGTTACCAAGTAGACACCAACGAAGAGTTAGCCGATTACGTCATTGTTAACACTTGTAGTTTTATCCAAGCAGCACGAGAAGAATCCGTGCGTACCTTGGTAGAACTGGCAGAAGCCAATAAAAAAATTGTAATTACTGGCTGTATGGCTCAGCACTTCCAAGCACAGCTACTAGAAGAAATACCAGAAGCGGTAGCTGTCGTAGGAAGCGGTGATTACAACAAAATCGTAGACGTAATTCAAAGAGCGGAAGCTGGCGAGAGAGTAAAAGAAGTTTCCCCGGAACCGATTTACATTGCAGATGAAACTACACCTCGCTACCGCACCACTCCGGAAGCAGTGGCTTATTTGCGCGTAGCGGAAGGCTGCGATTATCGATGTGCTTTTTGCATTATTCCTCACTTAAGAGGAAAACAGCGATCGCGATCGATCGAATCCATCGTGGCAGAAGCCGAACAATTAGCTTCTGAAGGTGTCAAGGAAATCATTTTAATTTCCCAAATCACCACTAATTATGGTATAGATATTTACGGTGAGCCAAAGCTAGCGGAACTGTTGCAGGCTTTAGGTAAAGTAGACGTACCGTGGATTCGGATACATTATTCTTATCCAACGGGTCTTACTCCCGCCGTCATCAAGACAATTCAGGAAACCCCAAACGTACTGCCGTACCTGGATCTTCCCTTACAGCATTCCCATCCGGAAATACTGCGTGCCATGAACCGTCCTTGGCAAGGGCAGGTCAATGATAAAATTATTGATACAATAAAGAAAGCGTTGCCAGAGGCGATTCTGCGTACAACCTTTATCGTTGGGTTTCCAGGAGAAACAGACGAACACTTCAATCACCTGGTGCAGTTCGTCCAGCGTCACGAATTCGATCATGTAGGTGTTTTTACGTTTTCTCCAGAGGAGGAAACGCCTGCATACAAATTGCCAAATCAAATACCCCAATCATTAATGGACGATCGCCGGGAAATCCTCATGCGAGTCCAGCAACCTATCTCCCTCAACAAAAATAAAGCGGAAGTAGGTAAGGTAGTCGATGTCTTAATTGAACAGGAGAACCCGGAGACTGGGGAGTTGATAGGCCGTTCGGCTAGGTTTTCGCCAGAAGTAGATGGATTGGTGTACGTCCGGGGCAATGCCCATTTAGGTTCGCTCGTGCCAGTCGCGATCGAAGACGCTGACACCTATGACCTTTACGGAAAGGTCAAGAGTCATTAG
- a CDS encoding BtpA/SgcQ family protein encodes MDLKQIFKTSHPIVGVVHLMPLPTSPRWGGSLKAAIDRAEQEAVALASGGVDGIMIENFFDAPFTNGQVDPAVVSAMTLITQRLMNLVTLPVGINVLRNDAHSAMAIASCVNAQFIRVNVLTGVMATDQGLIEGQAHQLLRYRRELGSDVKILADVLVKHARPLGSPNLTVAVQDTIERGLADAVILSGWATGSPPSLEDLELAIDAAKGTPVFIGSGADWENISTLMQAADGVIVSSSLKRHGRRDQPIDPIRVSQFVEAARRSVTDRSQPQPMPSVKLHS; translated from the coding sequence GTGGATTTGAAACAGATATTTAAAACCTCACATCCGATCGTAGGAGTCGTACATTTAATGCCGCTACCCACGTCTCCCCGCTGGGGGGGCAGCCTGAAAGCGGCAATCGATCGCGCCGAACAAGAGGCAGTAGCCTTAGCTTCTGGCGGCGTAGATGGCATCATGATCGAAAACTTTTTCGATGCGCCATTTACCAACGGACAGGTAGACCCGGCAGTAGTCAGCGCGATGACGTTGATTACCCAACGTTTGATGAATTTGGTAACCCTGCCAGTGGGAATCAACGTCTTGCGTAATGATGCTCATAGTGCTATGGCGATCGCGAGTTGCGTAAACGCCCAATTTATCCGAGTCAACGTGCTGACTGGCGTAATGGCCACGGATCAAGGATTAATCGAGGGGCAAGCTCATCAACTGCTGCGCTATCGGCGCGAGTTAGGCAGCGATGTAAAGATTTTGGCTGACGTGCTAGTGAAACACGCACGGCCTCTCGGTTCGCCCAATCTTACCGTAGCAGTACAAGATACGATCGAGCGAGGTTTAGCCGACGCCGTAATTTTATCTGGTTGGGCTACTGGCAGTCCTCCTAGCTTAGAAGATTTAGAATTAGCGATCGACGCAGCAAAAGGAACCCCAGTATTTATCGGCAGCGGGGCTGACTGGGAAAATATTTCTACTCTCATGCAGGCAGCAGATGGAGTAATAGTCTCTAGTTCCCTCAAGCGACATGGAAGGCGAGACCAACCGATCGATCCGATTCGGGTCAGTCAATTTGTGGAAGCGGCGCGGCGTAGCGTAACCGATCGATCTCAACCTCAGCCAATGCCCTCGGTTAAACTCCATTCCTAG